One Spinacia oleracea cultivar Varoflay chromosome 4, BTI_SOV_V1, whole genome shotgun sequence DNA segment encodes these proteins:
- the LOC130471318 gene encoding uncharacterized protein, producing the protein MKPYKPPIPFPHRVVEKKLNEKYSKFLDVMKGLQVNIPFLHAMAQMPTYAKFLKELLTNKAKLEEETVSLLMEVSAIIQKKLLEKHSDPGSFSIPVKIGDLEPKNALCDLGASVSLMPLSMDQRLNVGGMKPTRMSLQLVDRSVRTPLGVLEDVPVQVGRVFVPCDFVIMEMEEDSKVPLILGRPFLSTAGVVIDVKDGRLTLNVGDEKITFTLQQAMNSPMMNEVHRIDTLKEDLKEFREMIEVKDPLQAIIMGRDF; encoded by the coding sequence ATGAAGCCCTACAAGCCACCCATCCCTTTTCCTCATAGGGTGGTTGAGAAGAAGTTGAATGAGAAATATTCTAAGTTTCTTGATGTCATGAAGGGGCTACAAGTGAACATTCCTTTTCTCCATGCCATGGCACAAATGCCAACTTATgcaaagtttttgaaagaacTTCTTACCAACAAGGCAAAGCTTGAAGAAGAAACCGTTTCTCTTCTTATGGAAGTGAGTGCTATCATTCAAAAAAAGCTTCTAGAAAAGCATAGTGATCCGGGTAGCTTCTCAATACCGGTGAAGATTGGTGATCTAGAGCCAAAGAATGCCCTTTGTGATCTTGGGGCAAGTGTTAGCCTTATGCCTCTCTCTATGGATCAAAGGCTAAATGTTGGGGGAATGAAGCCTACACGGATGTCACTTCAACTAGTCGACCGTTCGGTTAGAACACCCTTGGGAGTTTTGGAAGATGTCCCGGTccaagttggaagagtttttgtgCCTTGTGATTTTGTCATTATGGAGATGGAAGAAGACTCCAAGGTTCCTCTTATTCTAGGAAGGCCTTTTCTTTCTACGGCGGGAGTTGTTATTGATGTGAAAGATGGGCGGTTGACTTTGAATGTTGGAGATGAGAAAATCACTTTTACTCTTCAACAAGCAATGAACTCACCCATGATGAATGAAGTCCACCGCATTGACACCTTGAAAGAGGACTTGAAGGAATTTAGAGAAATGATTGAAGTGAAAGACCCATTGCAAGCTATCATAATGGGAAGAGATTTTTAG